cataaaataaagtgtaagaatgacatggtactcaaccaagatggcgggtgtaacgaaatatgcaacatttatataatccaagatggcgaccgtaacgataacttcaacagtggtttttaagatttttatttaattcgatcaaataatttttttaatgatttttaaaatttttcccgattttctaacataaaaattgcggattttcaagatggtggacgtaacgaaaattgcaacagtgacgtcataatcctaaaagaggcttatcggaggctgtagttaaggatgcttaagcctatatcaggaatttgtgttttttctaaggcaaaagacttttgtggtatttcgaaatcctaattttccctcgaaacgggaattttcccctcgaaaacgggaaattttgagtcatttttgagaaattttgaggaattttgagtcaaaaatggccgccgtgacgtcagaatccaagatggcgcacaCCGATACACACACCACAGctagaagccagtttcaggagccccatttacatactacttatatgccccctccccccctcctttatgcCACCCGCAAAATTCAGAACCTTCATTAAGTTCTTGGTTTTTAtcccaaataatattttatgttaaatgataaaattatgaATCAATGTAAGTATTTGAATCAAAAATGTTGTCCTGAATTGAAAaatatgaaaaagaaaaaaatgtattaaagtatTGTTATACCTACACTTGTGCCGACCGTTTATtgtcagagagaaaaaaaaatttcccatgtTTAAATTATTGTCTCCCTATAGTTTCTACGGCATTTCTCGTTCATCACTTGATACTTTTTTTAGGTGAAGACCTCGTTATACAAATGAAGTTGCGGCACCTATTTCTAATGGTTATTTCGGCCGGAGTGCTGACGTTGTGGTTCGCGACCTGGGACTCCAGCCACAACCCGGCGGTGACCTTCTTCACGAGACCGCCGCAGAAGCACGGGTCGACCAGAGGAGAGAGCGCGCCCCACAGACCAGGGGGAGTGCTGGGGACCCCGGTGGCCGGGGAGAAGAACATCTTCTTCACGAGACCGCCGCAGAAGCGCGGGTTGACCAGAGGAGAGAGCGCGCCCCACAGACCAGGGGGAGTGCTGGGGACCCCGGTGGCCGGGGAGAAGAACATCTTCTTCACGAGACCGCCGCAGAAGCACGGGTCGACCAGAGGAGAGAGCGCGCCCCACAGACCAGGGGGAGTGCTGGGGACCCCGGTGGCCGGGGAGAAGAACATCTTCTTCACCAGACCGCCGCAGGAGCGCGGGTTGACCAGAGGAGAGAGCGCGCCCCACAGACCAGGGGGAGTGCTGGGTACCCCGGTGGCCGGGGAGAAGAACATCTTCTTCACGAGACCGCCGCAGAAGCGCGGGTTGACCAGAGGAGAGAGCGCGCCCCACAGACCAGGGGGAGTGCTGGGGACCCCGGTGGCCGGGGAGAAGAACATCTTCTTCACGAGACCGCCGCAGAAGCGCGGGTTGACCAGAGGAGAGAGCGCGCCCCACAGACCAGGGGGAGTGCTGGGTACCCCGGTGGCCGGGGAGAAGAACATCTTCTTCACCAGACCGCCGCAGGAGCGCGGGTTGACCAGAGGAGAGAGCGCGCCCCACAGACCAGGGGGAGTGCTGGGTACCCCGGTGGCCGGGGAGAAGAACATCTTCTTCACGAGACCGCCGCAGAAGCGCGGGTTGACCAGAGGAGAGAGCGCGCCCCACAGACCAGGGGGAGTGCTGGGGACCCCGGTGGCCGGGGAGAAGAACATCTTCTTCACGAGACCGCCGCAGAAGCGCGGGTTGACCAGAGGAGAGAGCGCGCCCCACAGACCAGGGGGAGTGCTGGGTACCCCGGTGGCCGGGGAGAAGAACATCTTCTTCACGAGACCGCCGCAGGAGCGCGGGTCGACCAGAGGAGAGAGCGCGCCCCACAGACCAGGGGGAGTGCTGGGGACCCCGGTGGCCGGGGAGAGGAACATCTTCTTCGTGGAGTCTCGCTGCGGGGTCAGCGGGCAACGGTCGCGCGCCGTGTCCATGAGGCCGCGCCAGGCGTGCGCCGTAGAGTCGGCGGCCCTCACAAATCCCGCCTCGACCGTCTACTACCTGGACACCTGCCTCGACGCCGCGGCGAGGGTCGGGTCCACAGAGTGAGTGAGTCGCAGAAACTTCCATATTGGACGGTCCCTTTGGGGGATCTCTGTATACGTACCAACCCCAGTCAATAAAAAAAGGGAAACAAAACtatcaaataatattatttgaaaaaaaaaaatcaataagtagTGTTAAATGTTTAATGGCTTAGGTTTTGTCAGAATAAATTTTACATCTACATgcttagaaatttttatttttatgaccatGCAGGTCGGTATTTtcgttgattattttttttcttacacagGCTAGTCATTTTCTCAATAGTCCTTCGTTTCGTCTCGGGGAGATTTTTGCTTATAACACTCTCACCCAGCATCTTTTCCAGCCCATTTCAGATTTTTGAAACGTATTGAATtagaattttcaaataatattcgTGCGTAAGATCATAAACATCTGCCACTAACAAAATTCAAGTGTAACAGTGTGACCACCCCttcaaatagtttttaatgtgACTGCAATAAAGGTAATAATTTCGATAGTATAAAATTCTAAAGCTATATagccattaaatattttaaaatgcaaaataacgAATTTAGGTTATCGGAAAACAATTATTATTCTCTCTTGGATACAAAGCATACCTTTAAATCATGCGGTTTGGTGCCATGGATCTATTAGTCTATGGAGTTGGTGACTGATCTGtatttgaagtcaactggttagcaattggacaGCAAatcatatttaagtttttttaaggcTAATATGCTATTAATTTGTATCATATCTAGAAAATAACTTTCTAGGATGACTCGAAAAAATGCAACAATGTGTACTATAGTAAATATTGCTAAACAACATGATACCAACACCTGTCCAAAGGAATTAgcattaaaattcattataaccAAAAGTTGTTTTGCTGTTCAGTTAGCACACGTTTTGACTTCAAGTTTTAACATGGCTTGATTAATTAATTAGTAtaccttacttcttacctccatggttgGTGCATTTTTTTCGAGGTTGGTAAAAGCACGGGGCCTAACCTGAGAAAAGAGCTTcttatggcccgtctacaatagcaatgtcctaaactgtgtccgaaggacactcgtcgttgattggtccacgtgaccctctgacaacatgcgtcaagtgggcgaaggtccgaatctacctggtccgaagacattcgtcaatttgaactttttgtcccaacctgtgtacttcgtaCACAGagaaagaacagaacactcacgatatttgaatttccagttcccgtttgaaaacgtggtgtttgtttttgttattgaagaaaatggaaggtgttgtaagtcacttataacttacataactttcataagttcaatctcaaactacaaagcatcaaaacaataaacaaaaatatttggtttggcacatttactgcactctagtaacaactttagaaatcaatacattcgaaCATCGGACAtagcaattgtggacagggcagttttcggtgagacaatgtggcgtcactcacattcggataaggacacggaccacgcaaaggttcggactattgtagacgggctcttagtCCCTATGTAGAGTGGAGTCCCGACTCGGTGGTCGACCGGGTGCTGCGCCTCCCGAACGTGAAGGTGGTCCCGACGAGCCTCGCCGAGCTGGCGAAGGGCACGCCACTGGGGGCGTGGTCCCGGAAGGGTGACCTGCTGCGCTCCGCGTTCCCCATCGAGCACTCCAGCGACGTCATCAGACTGTTGGCGCTGTGGAAGTACGGTGGCATCTACTTGGACCTCGACTTCATTTTCGTCAGGTACTCTTCCAGTTACCCGCTCCCCATTCCCAGTTGTCTACTCTTTCGTCCATTTCGTCCCTGTTTGTATTTAATCTTATGAATACCgttctaaaataaattacaaaaaaaatgagttAAGTATACTGCAATttgtatgaatttatttattttctcagacAAATTCAAgataagtaattattttgtttaatataattcCCATAATATGCTTTCAAATTCACGTTTCAGCCTTGGGCACAGCGTGAATTCCAAAACACAAATGGGTCACTACTGTACCATGTGGCAATTGGCTCAGGATATGTGTTGATGGGTGCGATTCATCACTAATTTGACCTtccgaaacaatttttattttcactgtaGAAAGCAAGACTCTTGTAAGTCATGTTTATCAGTTATAAGCACTTTCTAAGTTGCACATCACTTCACGCAGGTCGCTGGATGACTTGGGGATGGACTTTGTTGTGGCAGAAAGGAGCAACTGGATCGCCAACGGAGCTATTAGTTTCTCCGCTGAAGGCTTGGGTCATGCGGTAGTAGGTCGGTGTCTGAAGGAGTTAGAAACTCACTTTGACGGCAACATTTGGTCTCACAACGGACCGGCTCTCATTACAAAGATTGTCTCGATGCTGTGCAACACCACACTGGTAAGTAAATTAATCTACAGTGTGACCTCCTGTTAGTTTTTTAAATAATCCTTTAGGGGTCCCGCCTTGTCAGGTATGTTATTGTGTTAGAATTATAAGTTTGGCGCTCGCTGCTGTGTCTGGCACAGTATCACATCAAAGCACAAGACTGtgtactggcgcgcagtcttctcatcgagCATATGATAACTATGATATTTGaaaggtaaccataacattatatggatAAGAAATTAAAGTCACTTGAaagcttttaaaaattttccatggatgttgcatgcctaatttaaaaaaaaccgcacTCTTTTGCTATTATCACACTTCTAAAAATATGTTTAGAAACTATATTAtggaaacataactactcatccgtcctcaatgtaaccttaaattattttctaaaacagacaccactctgatatcttgagtagtttttaaatcgcttGAATTTTTCTAAAGTTTTGCATACCATATGTGTGTCCAGTTAGTTGGGCACCATAAAATCCCTGTTCAATGTTCGAAAAACCATACCATATACCTATAAACCAATTTTTCTTTGGGTTTTGCACCTTGTTGACAGTGAGGTCATTATAAATGGACGAATACTACCAATACAACAGGGGGAAATTGAGGAAGAAATCTGCCGAATTCGAATCCAATATTTGGCCATTGCACCACTTTGTTCGTTTAAAAGGTTAATGTTTGAGTTAACGAGCCCTGAAATACTATCTAAATATTTACACTATGATAAGTATTGACTTTTTGATAGtaacattgaaataaataaagatttctcAGCGACTAttaaaagaaacatttatggaaCCTGTTACGAAACTATACTATTAGATACAAGCAGTTCTTAAAGAGGTCTCctaaatagtttattttgactTTATCAAACTATACTTAGTTAGAGCGAGTTTTTAGAATCACAATGTTGTATTAGACAGAATACACGAAAGAAGAAAAGCAAATCTGCCTCAAAAGTGTTAAGTTAAGCACGAACTGGTTATGCCTTAGCTGTTCCAAATCTGTACATAGTAATTTAATTAACTCTCGACCTAGCAGGAAGAGTGAATTCTTGTTCATTGATAGTTTGGTATAATTTTGTCTATCTGGAAAACTCTGCAACTCTTGGGGCCTCAAacgaacaaaatattaaatttgtatgCTGATGCTATATGATGAGTTCTATCTTTATCTCTTTAAATTTTTGGTTACTTCTTGATGAAGGCCAAGGAGGCTATCGGGTCACTTGCCTTCAGCCACTGGTTCCTGTCGATTATCAAACCAGGATTTTGTGCAAGTTGTAAGAAAAGTTGCACGTTGCCATGAGCCAGTGATAGGGTTCTCCTGTTCATCCCTACCAATGCCTTCCACAGTTGTCCATCGCACCCATTCACCCATCGCACATCTTCAATGATCTCGATGTTGACGATGTGTTAAACCCATTCCTTCTTCTGCCACACCATAATCACATGGCTTCGAATACCAGTCCAGAAATCCTGATTTCTGTTTTCCATTGTTTCCAAAAATCACGCTGGGATGTGCTGGGACGGTTCCTTATCAGTGTCCGAGGCCGATTTCTTCCTCAGTTTCCCTGTGCTGTATGCTCGCATATCTATTGAACTCGATTTCGTCGAGATGTCAAATTCTTCTGCCGCATCAACGTTGTAGCTCTGCGACCGCAGGTGGAGGAGATGACCCGCGAGAGGTGCTGGGGGTTCACAGTGCACCCGCCCGCCCTGTTCTACCCGTTCCGCTACGAGAGCTGGTGGCTCATGTTCGACGAGTACAGCAGCGATGCCTTCATGGCCTTCGTGCTGAAGAACTCCACATATGCAGTGCACGCGTGGAACAAGCTGAGCCACGCGAGGAACGTCCGCGCCGACTCCAGGCAGCCATTCGCGCTGCTGGCCAGGCGCTTCTGCCCCACCGTGTTCTCCGCCGCTGGACCCTTCTTCTGACAGGGCTCTCTCACTCGCCTCATTGAAGAGACCACACTACCATCTTGAATATTTCTATTGTTtgcaacaatttttattttgagcCATTCATCCAAATGTTTGGCATAACAACTGTTAATAATTAATCCCAACCTTTTACATCTTGTCAC
Above is a genomic segment from Bacillus rossius redtenbacheri isolate Brsri chromosome 7, Brsri_v3, whole genome shotgun sequence containing:
- the LOC134533838 gene encoding uncharacterized protein LOC134533838 isoform X2 yields the protein MKLFLWHLNDSSASGDGKFLCVVLHDYMKCFDFLAKGEDLVIQMKLRHLFLMVISAGVLTLWFATWDSSHNPAVTFFTRPPQKHGSTRGESAPHRPGGVLGTPVAGEKNIFFTRPPQKRGLTRGESAPHRPGGVLGTPVAGEKNIFFTRPPQKHGSTRGESAPHRPGGVLGTPVAGEKNIFFTRPPQERGLTRGESAPHRPGGVLGTPVAGEKNIFFTRPPQKRGLTRGESAPHRPGGVLGTPVAGEKNIFFTRPPQKRGLTRGESAPHRPGGVLGTPVAGEKNIFFTRPPQERGLTRGESAPHRPGGVLGTPVAGEKNIFFTRPPQKRGLTRGESAPHRPGGVLGTPVAGEKNIFFTRPPQKRGLTRGESAPHRPGGVLGTPVAGEKNIFFTRPPQERGSTRGESAPHRPGGVLGTPVAGERNIFFVESRCGVSGQRSRAVSMRPRQACAVESAALTNPASTVYYLDTCLDAAARVGSTDPYVEWSPDSVVDRVLRLPNVKVVPTSLAELAKGTPLGAWSRKGDLLRSAFPIEHSSDVIRLLALWKYGGIYLDLDFIFVRSLDDLGMDFVVAERSNWIANGAISFSAEGLGHAVVGRCLKELETHFDGNIWSHNGPALITKIVSMLCNTTLVEEMTRERCWGFTVHPPALFYPFRYESWWLMFDEYSSDAFMAFVLKNSTYAVHAWNKLSHARNVRADSRQPFALLARRFCPTVFSAAGPFF
- the LOC134533838 gene encoding uncharacterized protein LOC134533838 isoform X1, translated to MKLFLWHLNDSSASGDGKFLCVVLHDYMKCFDFLAKGEDLVIQMKLRHLFLMVISAGVLTLWFATWDSSHNPAVTFFTRPPQKHGSTRGESAPHRPGGVLGTPVAGEKNIFFTRPPQKRGLTRGESAPHRPGGVLGTPVAGEKNIFFTRPPQKHGSTRGESAPHRPGGVLGTPVAGEKNIFFTRPPQERGLTRGESAPHRPGGVLGTPVAGEKNIFFTRPPQKRGLTRGESAPHRPGGVLGTPVAGEKNIFFTRPPQKRGLTRGESAPHRPGGVLGTPVAGEKNIFFTRPPQERGLTRGESAPHRPGGVLGTPVAGEKNIFFTRPPQKRGLTRGESAPHRPGGVLGTPVAGEKNIFFTRPPQKRGLTRGESAPHRPGGVLGTPVAGEKNIFFTRPPQERGSTRGESAPHRPGGVLGTPVAGERNIFFVESRCGVSGQRSRAVSMRPRQACAVESAALTNPASTVYYLDTCLDAAARVGSTERALSPYVEWSPDSVVDRVLRLPNVKVVPTSLAELAKGTPLGAWSRKGDLLRSAFPIEHSSDVIRLLALWKYGGIYLDLDFIFVRSLDDLGMDFVVAERSNWIANGAISFSAEGLGHAVVGRCLKELETHFDGNIWSHNGPALITKIVSMLCNTTLVEEMTRERCWGFTVHPPALFYPFRYESWWLMFDEYSSDAFMAFVLKNSTYAVHAWNKLSHARNVRADSRQPFALLARRFCPTVFSAAGPFF